A window of Streptomyces sp. DG1A-41 contains these coding sequences:
- the dcd gene encoding dCTP deaminase, which yields MLLSDKDIRAEIDAGRVRIDPYDDAMVQPSSIDVRLDRYFRVFENHRYPHIDPSIEQADLTRLVEPEGDEPFILHPGEFVLASTYEVISLPDDLASRLEGKSSLGRLGLVTHSTAGFIDPGFSGHVTLELSNLATLPIKLWPGMKIGQLCMFRLSSPADFPYGSERYGSRYQGQRGPTASRSFLNFHRTQV from the coding sequence GTGCTTCTCTCAGACAAGGACATCCGGGCCGAGATCGATGCCGGGCGGGTACGGATCGATCCCTATGACGACGCGATGGTGCAGCCGTCGAGCATCGACGTGCGGCTCGACCGCTATTTCCGGGTGTTCGAGAATCACCGGTACCCGCACATCGACCCCTCGATCGAGCAGGCCGATCTGACCCGGCTCGTCGAGCCGGAGGGGGACGAGCCGTTCATCCTGCATCCCGGGGAGTTCGTCCTCGCCAGTACGTACGAGGTCATCTCGCTGCCCGACGATCTCGCCTCCCGCCTGGAGGGGAAGAGCTCGCTGGGGCGCCTCGGGCTGGTCACGCATTCGACGGCCGGCTTCATCGATCCCGGGTTCAGCGGGCACGTGACCCTCGAGCTGTCCAACCTCGCCACCCTGCCGATCAAGCTCTGGCCGGGGATGAAGATCGGGCAGCTGTGCATGTTCCGGCTCAGCTCGCCCGCCGACTTCCCGTACGGGAGCGAGCGGTACGGGTCGCGGTACCAGGGGCAGCGGGGGCCGACCGCCTCCCGGTCCTTCCTCAACTTCCATCGGACCCAGGTGTGA